The Planococcus liqunii genome includes a region encoding these proteins:
- a CDS encoding phosphatase, whose amino-acid sequence MSKHTVYFLSSSQHRGLMAEIWANRLELSDWDIRSAAWGDPSINDTPVEIMKEIVLNVPEVQPRAYNTHEVSQADLIVALHDSEYESADIPSDLPAQKLLRWDIQNPELRSSDLSEQWALYQEVCDEIAINIKNLEPYFRSAHM is encoded by the coding sequence ATGTCTAAACATACCGTATATTTTCTCTCTTCCAGCCAGCACCGCGGTCTCATGGCTGAAATCTGGGCGAACCGCCTCGAACTTAGTGATTGGGATATCCGAAGTGCTGCATGGGGCGATCCATCGATTAATGACACGCCAGTTGAGATAATGAAAGAAATTGTATTGAATGTGCCGGAAGTACAGCCGCGTGCCTACAACACCCATGAAGTAAGCCAGGCAGACCTGATTGTTGCGCTGCATGACAGCGAATACGAGTCCGCTGATATACCAAGCGATCTGCCTGCTCAGAAACTGTTGAGGTGGGACATCCAAAATCCTGAGCTCCGTTCATCCGACTTGTCGGAACAATGGGCGCTATACCAGGAAGTGTGCGACGAAATAGCGATTAACATTAAGAATCTGGAGCCGTATTTCCGGTCTGCACAT
- a CDS encoding universal stress protein, producing the protein MYQNIMVAYDGSDGSRLAFDQAIEFKKALPDVKLTIIYVNEQYHESTGLVEAGGGTTPRVVSANVDSTYAQFMPPDIDGMASQTNSDYADTSIEFSKHMHNSIHQQLEEKGVQANVLALEGNASKTIPAFIEEQHVDLLIIGNSGKSGLQKFFVGSVSRKLIKEAPCSVLVVK; encoded by the coding sequence ATGTATCAAAACATTATGGTGGCTTATGATGGTTCAGACGGCAGCCGCCTGGCATTCGACCAAGCTATTGAATTCAAAAAAGCCTTGCCTGATGTTAAATTGACCATTATTTATGTGAACGAGCAATACCATGAATCCACCGGGTTAGTAGAAGCTGGAGGCGGCACGACACCACGTGTTGTTTCGGCGAATGTAGACAGTACGTATGCCCAGTTTATGCCACCCGACATTGACGGCATGGCGTCTCAGACAAACTCGGATTATGCGGATACTTCCATCGAATTTTCCAAGCATATGCATAATTCGATCCACCAGCAGCTGGAAGAAAAAGGCGTCCAAGCGAACGTCTTAGCTTTGGAAGGAAATGCCAGCAAAACGATTCCCGCTTTTATTGAAGAACAGCACGTGGATTTATTGATTATTGGCAACAGCGGCAAGTCCGGACTTCAAAAGTTCTTCGTCGGGTCAGTAAGCCGTAAATTGATCAAAGAAGCGCCATGTTCGGTTCTCGTAGTAAAATAA
- a CDS encoding ABC transporter ATP-binding protein encodes MFSVLWKLRWFFKENWLRYTVAVGLLMIANVIEIVPPWLIGIAIDSIAQGELTSQLLWQYILVLVVSLVLAYLINFVWQYQLFGGAYVIERQLRSSLMGQFLKMTPTFYEKNRTGDLMARATNDLRAISETAGFGILTMVDSTLYMATIIVAMGFLVSWELTFFALIPLPILAIVVQILGKKIHVRYTAAQDAFGGMNDSVLESVGGVRVIRAYVQERASEKEFSDMTNDVYEKNMAVERIDALFMPVTKVLTTISYMIGLGYGAVLVAEGTMSLGDLVAFNVYLGMIVWPMFAIGEMINILQRGNASVDRVNETLEYQEDVKDPATPEFIDKPSHIGFRNFSFTYPQSSSINLQGINLSMNSGQTLGIVGKTGSGKTTFVKQLLREYPLGEGSVMMNGVELSDLTKDQLRSWIGYVPQDHVLFSRTIRANILFGKSDATEEDIQEAIRLSHFEKDLEMLPNGLETLVGEKGVALSGGQKQRISIARALIKNPEILILDDSLSAVDAKTEAKIIENIQSERSGKTTIITTHRLSAVQHADWIVVLDDGKVIEEGTHEDLLKTKGWYSEQFLRQQIEEV; translated from the coding sequence ATGTTTAGTGTTTTATGGAAATTAAGATGGTTTTTTAAAGAAAACTGGCTGCGCTACACCGTAGCTGTAGGCTTATTGATGATTGCAAACGTCATTGAAATTGTGCCGCCTTGGTTAATTGGCATTGCAATCGATTCAATCGCGCAAGGGGAATTGACAAGCCAGTTATTATGGCAATACATTCTTGTGCTGGTGGTGTCATTGGTGCTGGCCTACTTAATCAATTTTGTCTGGCAATATCAGCTGTTTGGCGGGGCATACGTCATTGAGCGCCAGCTCCGTTCCAGTTTGATGGGGCAATTTTTGAAAATGACTCCGACCTTTTACGAAAAAAACCGGACCGGTGATTTAATGGCGCGGGCAACCAATGATTTGCGGGCCATCTCCGAGACAGCCGGTTTCGGGATTTTGACAATGGTCGATTCCACTCTGTATATGGCAACAATCATTGTCGCAATGGGCTTTCTGGTATCATGGGAGCTAACCTTTTTTGCACTCATCCCATTGCCGATCCTCGCGATTGTCGTTCAAATACTCGGCAAAAAAATCCATGTCCGCTATACGGCAGCCCAGGATGCTTTTGGGGGGATGAACGACAGCGTGCTGGAATCGGTTGGTGGTGTCCGGGTCATTCGGGCGTACGTGCAGGAGCGGGCATCTGAAAAAGAATTTTCAGATATGACAAATGATGTGTATGAAAAAAACATGGCCGTCGAGCGGATTGATGCCTTGTTTATGCCGGTCACAAAAGTCCTGACCACCATCAGTTATATGATTGGTCTGGGTTACGGGGCAGTGCTCGTTGCAGAAGGCACAATGTCGCTCGGCGATTTGGTTGCCTTTAACGTTTACTTGGGAATGATTGTCTGGCCGATGTTTGCCATCGGTGAAATGATCAATATCCTGCAGCGCGGCAATGCGTCGGTAGACCGGGTAAACGAAACACTCGAGTACCAGGAAGACGTGAAAGATCCGGCAACTCCGGAATTCATTGATAAACCAAGCCATATCGGCTTCCGGAATTTCAGTTTCACGTATCCGCAATCGAGTTCGATTAACTTGCAAGGCATCAATCTCTCAATGAACAGCGGCCAAACGCTGGGCATTGTCGGGAAGACGGGAAGCGGGAAGACGACCTTCGTGAAGCAATTATTGAGAGAGTATCCACTCGGCGAAGGATCAGTCATGATGAATGGCGTCGAATTGAGCGATTTGACAAAAGATCAGCTGCGCAGTTGGATCGGCTATGTGCCGCAGGACCACGTGCTGTTTTCCCGTACGATCCGGGCCAATATTTTATTTGGAAAATCGGATGCTACTGAAGAAGACATTCAGGAAGCGATTCGGCTTTCCCATTTTGAAAAAGATCTGGAGATGCTGCCGAATGGCCTGGAAACTTTGGTAGGGGAAAAAGGCGTCGCTTTATCCGGCGGTCAGAAACAGCGGATATCCATTGCACGGGCATTGATCAAAAATCCGGAAATTTTGATTCTGGATGATTCGCTTTCTGCCGTGGATGCGAAAACAGAAGCGAAGATTATTGAGAATATCCAGTCAGAACGCTCCGGGAAAACGACGATTATCACCACTCACCGCCTATCGGCAGTTCAGCATGCCGACTGGATTGTGGTACTGGATGACGGAAAAGTCATTGAAGAAGGAACACATGAAGACTTGCTGAAAACAAAAGGTTGGTATAGTGAACAATTCCTCCGCCAGCAGATTGAGGAGGTGTAA
- a CDS encoding ABC transporter ATP-binding protein: MGTGKRLLQYAMHFKGILIVGLLLLAITVAADLAAPLVAKEIIDNHIAPVGGTLNFEPIAYLLAVYLGLGVVAAVFRFLEYLYLQKGANRIIQKMRNDVYKHVQTLPIRYFDSLPAGKVVSRITNDTEAIRELFVTVLSQFATSFMYMGGIYVAMFYLDWKLAAMMLVLVPLLYGWMLVYRKFAAKYNHVVREKLSDMNAMINESIQGMTIIQAFRREKQMKEEFEEMNNKHYKFQQKLLILEATASYNMVGVLRSLVFVLFIWYFGTNAITANSAVTVGVLYAFVDYIIRLFNPISGIVNQFAKLEQALVAAERVFRLLDREGEAVSDENIARYRGNVRVERVWFAYKDEEYVLKDISFEAKQGETVALVGHTGSGKSSIMNLLFRFYDATKGTITIDGQDITKMSRQAVREHMGIVLQDPYLFTGTIESNVSLGDKRITRKMVEDALAAVGGERVLKHLQGGIDEPVVEKGSTLSSGQRQLVSFARALAFDPAILILDEATSNIDTETEEIIQHAMEVLKKGRTTFIIAHRLSTIKNADRILVLDRGSIVESGSHDELMKLGGQYYQMYQIQSGMSSTQHVG; this comes from the coding sequence ATGGGAACAGGAAAACGTTTGCTCCAATACGCCATGCATTTTAAAGGAATCTTGATCGTTGGTTTGCTGCTTTTAGCCATTACGGTAGCGGCTGACTTGGCGGCACCGCTTGTAGCCAAGGAAATTATCGACAACCACATCGCTCCGGTCGGCGGTACGCTCAACTTTGAGCCGATTGCCTATTTACTGGCTGTTTATCTGGGGCTCGGGGTCGTAGCAGCGGTATTCCGCTTTCTCGAGTATTTATACTTGCAAAAAGGGGCAAACCGCATCATTCAGAAAATGCGCAATGATGTCTACAAGCATGTACAGACATTGCCAATCCGTTATTTTGATAGCTTGCCTGCCGGAAAGGTGGTCTCCCGCATTACAAACGATACGGAAGCAATTCGGGAACTGTTTGTAACGGTGCTGTCGCAATTTGCCACCAGCTTTATGTATATGGGCGGCATTTACGTTGCCATGTTTTATCTGGATTGGAAACTAGCGGCGATGATGCTGGTGTTGGTTCCGCTTCTATATGGCTGGATGCTCGTGTACCGGAAGTTCGCGGCTAAATACAACCACGTTGTCCGTGAAAAATTGAGCGACATGAACGCCATGATCAACGAGTCGATTCAGGGGATGACGATCATCCAGGCCTTTCGCCGCGAGAAGCAGATGAAAGAAGAATTTGAAGAGATGAACAATAAGCATTACAAATTCCAGCAGAAACTGCTCATTTTGGAAGCAACTGCTTCCTACAATATGGTCGGCGTACTGCGCTCCTTGGTTTTTGTATTGTTTATCTGGTATTTCGGCACCAATGCCATTACGGCAAACTCAGCGGTCACAGTCGGTGTCCTTTATGCCTTCGTGGATTACATCATCCGTTTGTTCAATCCGATCAGCGGCATCGTCAACCAGTTTGCCAAGCTTGAACAGGCGCTTGTAGCAGCGGAACGTGTTTTCCGTTTGCTCGACCGGGAAGGCGAAGCGGTCAGCGACGAAAACATTGCCCGGTACCGCGGCAATGTTCGGGTGGAACGGGTCTGGTTTGCTTACAAAGACGAAGAGTATGTTCTGAAGGATATTTCATTTGAAGCGAAGCAAGGGGAAACGGTTGCGTTGGTCGGCCATACGGGATCCGGAAAAAGTTCCATCATGAATTTGCTGTTCCGTTTTTACGATGCGACCAAAGGAACCATTACCATCGATGGACAGGATATTACGAAAATGTCCCGCCAGGCTGTCCGTGAGCATATGGGAATTGTCCTGCAGGATCCGTACTTGTTCACGGGAACGATCGAGTCGAACGTGTCGCTTGGAGACAAGCGGATCACCCGCAAAATGGTGGAAGATGCGCTTGCTGCTGTTGGCGGAGAGCGGGTGCTGAAACATTTGCAGGGCGGCATTGACGAACCGGTAGTGGAAAAAGGCAGTACGCTTTCTTCCGGCCAGCGGCAATTGGTTTCATTTGCCCGCGCACTGGCTTTCGATCCAGCCATCCTCATTCTGGATGAAGCCACTTCAAACATTGATACGGAGACGGAAGAAATCATTCAGCATGCAATGGAAGTGCTGAAAAAAGGGCGCACTACCTTCATCATTGCCCACCGTTTGTCAACGATCAAAAACGCAGATCGCATTCTTGTGCTTGACCGCGGTTCAATAGTAGAATCAGGTTCCCATGACGAGCTGATGAAACTAGGCGGCCAGTACTATCAGATGTATCAAATCCAATCCGGAATGTCCTCTACCCAGCACGTCGGGTAA
- a CDS encoding YheE family protein → MLQHFKFKPMFENSQLPGWNISFFYKNERIAGEYHPDGRIVWLSKAPEDEEAIKTMIHELMLYHVYD, encoded by the coding sequence ATGCTGCAGCATTTTAAATTTAAACCAATGTTTGAAAACTCCCAGCTGCCTGGCTGGAATATATCCTTTTTCTATAAAAACGAACGAATTGCAGGCGAGTATCATCCCGATGGCCGCATCGTCTGGCTTTCCAAAGCACCTGAAGACGAAGAAGCAATCAAAACAATGATCCACGAGCTGATGCTCTACCATGTATACGATTAA
- a CDS encoding DUF445 domain-containing protein, with protein MSILLTIVLMAVIGALIGGITNFIAIKMLFRPYKAVYIGKWRLPFTPGLIPKRRDELSTQLGRTIVQHLLTPETFKKRFFNEEMRSKLEAWMYRELKTHVFESKRSLNGWLEIAGQQNLDVRIESKLDELVDRQALALRAYIEGKTIGELLPENWKEETEQKMIHAVKYGIDQGSDYFASIEGRQTVKNFFDEFLESRGRFGHMLHSLLGESKPIVDRIQPEIIKFLNSPRTFELAITLAYGEWEKLQDRRADDLLKEFDFEPAVGAVKQYVREIANIDGRLERTLAETWPTGLEWTSANFIPLVADFVFEQGEVKLEDTLHKIDIQGMVKEQVDSLPLSRLEELVLGISQRELKMITALGFLLGGFIGIFQGILSIVLNNA; from the coding sequence GTGAGTATTTTATTGACCATTGTTTTAATGGCAGTCATTGGTGCTTTAATCGGCGGCATTACCAACTTTATCGCCATCAAGATGCTGTTCCGGCCGTATAAAGCCGTCTATATCGGCAAATGGCGCCTTCCTTTTACACCCGGCTTGATCCCGAAACGCCGCGACGAGTTATCGACGCAGCTAGGGCGCACCATCGTTCAGCACTTGCTGACGCCGGAAACATTCAAGAAGCGTTTCTTCAATGAAGAAATGCGCAGCAAATTAGAGGCGTGGATGTACCGGGAACTGAAGACCCATGTTTTTGAGTCGAAGCGTTCACTTAATGGCTGGCTGGAAATTGCCGGACAACAGAATCTGGATGTACGGATCGAATCAAAGCTGGATGAACTGGTGGACCGGCAAGCGCTGGCGCTTCGTGCTTATATTGAAGGCAAAACGATTGGTGAACTGCTTCCTGAAAACTGGAAAGAAGAAACGGAACAAAAGATGATTCATGCTGTAAAATACGGCATTGACCAAGGATCGGATTATTTTGCTTCGATTGAAGGGCGCCAAACCGTCAAAAACTTCTTCGATGAATTTCTGGAGTCGCGTGGACGTTTTGGCCATATGCTGCATTCCCTGCTTGGCGAATCCAAACCGATTGTTGACCGCATCCAGCCCGAAATCATCAAATTCTTAAATTCCCCAAGAACGTTTGAATTGGCCATTACGCTGGCATACGGAGAATGGGAAAAACTTCAGGACCGCAGAGCGGATGACTTGCTGAAGGAATTTGATTTTGAGCCGGCAGTAGGCGCCGTCAAACAATATGTGCGCGAAATTGCCAATATCGACGGCCGCCTGGAGCGGACACTTGCAGAGACTTGGCCGACAGGGTTAGAATGGACAAGTGCCAACTTTATCCCGCTTGTCGCGGATTTTGTTTTCGAACAAGGGGAAGTGAAATTGGAAGATACGCTTCATAAAATTGATATCCAAGGCATGGTGAAAGAGCAAGTAGATTCCTTGCCGTTAAGCCGCCTGGAAGAATTGGTTTTAGGAATTTCACAACGAGAGTTGAAAATGATTACAGCACTTGGATTTTTACTTGGAGGATTTATCGGCATTTTTCAAGGAATCCTCAGCATCGTGCTGAATAACGCGTAG
- a CDS encoding YlbF family regulator has translation MAVNIYDDINKLESTFRSTEEFGKLQQAVEAVTADSDSSQLFKNFRDLQITLQQKQAQGEEITEEEMVSAQATAQAAQADPKILAMLEAEMGLSQIIDEVNRVLIKPVQSLYESM, from the coding sequence ATGGCAGTCAACATTTATGACGACATCAACAAATTAGAAAGCACGTTCCGCAGCACCGAGGAATTCGGCAAATTGCAGCAAGCGGTGGAAGCTGTCACAGCTGACAGCGACTCCAGCCAATTGTTCAAGAATTTCCGCGATCTTCAAATTACGCTTCAGCAAAAACAAGCGCAAGGCGAAGAAATCACAGAAGAAGAAATGGTCAGTGCACAAGCGACAGCTCAGGCTGCACAAGCTGATCCGAAAATTTTAGCCATGCTTGAAGCTGAAATGGGCTTGAGCCAAATCATTGATGAAGTAAACCGTGTATTGATCAAACCGGTTCAATCGCTTTACGAATCAATGTAA
- a CDS encoding enoyl-CoA hydratase: MYETIELTKQERIGYLKLNRPQAMNAMSGKMMKELADCFESLLADSTLQVLIIHGEGRAFSAGGDIKEMMDPDNPMDIDLVMKDVSRLAKSLYTLPQITVAAIHGASAGLGFSMALACDHIIAEENSKLAMNFIGIGLVPDGGGHFFMKERVGVPKAKQLIWSGQILKAHDSLAKGLIDEVTAEGLALEHAETYAEQALQSPVKARLASKHILHQLKVGELEQVLEMEAAAQSAMRKSADHLEGIQAFVEKRKPEFHGK, from the coding sequence ATGTATGAAACAATCGAATTGACGAAGCAAGAGCGAATCGGCTATTTAAAACTGAACCGGCCGCAAGCGATGAACGCCATGAGCGGAAAAATGATGAAAGAACTGGCCGACTGTTTTGAGTCGCTGCTTGCTGACAGTACGCTGCAAGTATTGATCATCCACGGAGAAGGCAGAGCTTTCTCGGCAGGAGGAGACATTAAAGAAATGATGGACCCGGACAACCCGATGGACATCGACTTGGTTATGAAAGATGTCTCACGTCTTGCGAAATCGCTTTACACATTGCCGCAAATCACAGTGGCTGCCATACACGGGGCATCAGCCGGGCTTGGTTTCAGTATGGCATTGGCATGCGATCACATCATTGCAGAAGAAAACAGCAAACTGGCGATGAACTTTATCGGCATTGGCCTTGTACCGGATGGCGGCGGCCATTTCTTCATGAAAGAACGCGTTGGAGTACCGAAAGCGAAGCAATTGATCTGGTCCGGCCAAATCCTGAAGGCGCATGATTCGCTTGCCAAGGGCTTGATCGATGAAGTGACGGCTGAAGGCTTGGCGCTGGAACACGCTGAAACTTATGCAGAACAAGCGCTGCAGTCTCCGGTAAAAGCGCGTCTCGCGTCCAAACATATTTTGCATCAATTGAAAGTCGGCGAATTGGAGCAAGTGCTCGAAATGGAAGCGGCTGCCCAATCGGCGATGCGCAAAAGCGCGGACCACCTGGAAGGCATCCAGGCTTTTGTTGAAAAACGCAAACCGGAATTCCACGGAAAATAA
- a CDS encoding YhzD family protein, with product MRTYKLTAYEQTGKLITEETFTAENDEQAKEKGRALLEEKELVNQTHRLASPAGKLLLFHS from the coding sequence ATGAGAACGTATAAACTGACTGCTTACGAACAAACCGGCAAACTGATTACAGAAGAAACTTTCACAGCAGAAAACGATGAACAGGCAAAAGAAAAAGGCCGTGCCCTCCTGGAAGAAAAAGAACTCGTCAACCAGACGCACAGACTCGCTTCCCCGGCCGGCAAACTGTTATTGTTCCATTCTTAA
- a CDS encoding ABC transporter ATP-binding protein, with the protein MSLIVEHATKKFGDFTAVDDVSLTVEQGQMHGFLGANGAGKTTTFRMILGLLNPTAGTIRWNGKSITYAESPEIGYLPEERGLYPKMKVEEQLVYLAQLRSMPKADAKKEVQKWLERFEVPHYASKKVEELSKGNQQKIQLIASLLHQPSLLILDEPFSGLDPVNVEMLKSAILDFQKEGATIVFSSHRLDHVEELCDNMSILDRGKIVVGGSIRQVKRSFGKQNVRIKMDQDLSILHNIAGVENFTKTHDGALFQITDETVAQRLLEESMKLGALRHFAIEEPSLEEIFIAKVGKAYA; encoded by the coding sequence ATGAGTTTGATAGTAGAACATGCCACAAAGAAATTCGGCGATTTCACTGCAGTGGATGATGTGTCTCTGACGGTAGAGCAAGGACAGATGCACGGATTTTTAGGAGCCAATGGCGCCGGCAAAACGACGACTTTTCGGATGATTTTGGGGTTGCTGAACCCGACTGCGGGAACTATTCGCTGGAATGGAAAATCGATTACATATGCTGAAAGTCCGGAAATCGGCTATTTGCCCGAAGAGCGGGGGCTTTATCCGAAGATGAAAGTGGAAGAGCAATTGGTTTACTTGGCTCAATTGCGTAGTATGCCAAAAGCAGATGCAAAAAAGGAAGTCCAGAAATGGCTGGAGCGCTTTGAAGTGCCGCATTACGCTTCTAAAAAAGTGGAGGAATTGTCGAAAGGGAACCAGCAGAAAATCCAGCTGATTGCTTCATTATTGCATCAGCCTTCGTTGCTCATATTGGACGAGCCTTTTTCAGGATTGGATCCGGTGAATGTGGAAATGCTGAAAAGTGCGATATTGGACTTCCAGAAAGAAGGGGCAACGATTGTGTTTTCGAGTCACCGTCTGGATCATGTGGAGGAACTGTGTGACAATATGAGCATTCTGGACCGCGGCAAGATTGTTGTGGGCGGATCGATTCGCCAAGTGAAGCGGTCATTTGGCAAACAAAATGTCCGGATTAAGATGGATCAGGACCTCTCGATTTTGCATAATATAGCGGGCGTAGAAAACTTCACCAAAACGCACGACGGGGCCTTGTTCCAAATTACAGACGAAACGGTGGCCCAACGCTTGCTGGAGGAATCGATGAAGCTCGGCGCACTCCGCCATTTTGCAATCGAAGAGCCTTCTTTGGAGGAAATATTCATAGCGAAGGTGGGAAAAGCCTATGCATAG
- a CDS encoding ABC transporter permease, with product MHSFWIIFKQAFMTKAKTKSFIITTVIVAAAFFLMANLPNIIEAFQGSEEEENVLHVLDENGNLTEALQQQLQATGSDMQAMPTDLSEDELKAGISEGTIEAYLVLEQNDQLSARYVSESANEMNSGADIEQAVQSLQTTLTAETMGLDANEVSQLFLPAAFEREAVSESSKSQEELSQARGLVYILIMLIYIAVIYYPNMIAMEVANEKSSRVMEILISSVSPVKHMFAKIAGIGTLGILQMLVFGLSGYVAIKTAGTDLSEGAFSVFGFSDVKISTFLFAVLFFLLGYFLYAVLAALLGSLVSRTEDVQQLMLPMMFLIIIASFIAFSGIGVPEAGFVTVSSFIPFFAPLVMFLRVGMLDIPLWEPLLSIAIMLATIGILGWFGARVYRGGVLMYGSSQSLKDIRKAIRLGENK from the coding sequence ATGCATAGTTTCTGGATTATTTTTAAACAAGCTTTTATGACAAAAGCGAAAACCAAATCGTTCATCATTACGACAGTCATTGTCGCTGCAGCCTTTTTCCTGATGGCCAATTTGCCGAATATCATCGAGGCTTTTCAAGGTTCTGAAGAAGAAGAGAATGTTCTTCATGTTTTGGACGAAAACGGTAACCTTACCGAAGCACTGCAGCAGCAATTACAAGCAACAGGCAGTGACATGCAAGCCATGCCGACCGACTTGAGTGAAGATGAATTAAAGGCGGGGATAAGCGAAGGTACGATTGAAGCTTACCTGGTATTGGAGCAAAATGACCAGTTGTCTGCCCGTTATGTTTCGGAGTCCGCCAATGAAATGAACAGCGGTGCCGACATCGAACAAGCGGTTCAGTCACTGCAAACGACATTGACGGCTGAAACCATGGGCCTCGATGCGAACGAAGTCAGCCAATTGTTCCTACCGGCCGCGTTTGAGCGGGAAGCCGTTTCCGAGTCGTCTAAATCACAGGAAGAATTGAGCCAGGCAAGAGGGCTCGTTTATATTTTAATCATGTTGATTTATATTGCAGTCATTTATTATCCGAACATGATCGCCATGGAAGTCGCCAATGAAAAATCGTCTCGGGTGATGGAAATCCTGATTTCAAGCGTATCGCCGGTCAAGCATATGTTTGCGAAGATTGCCGGAATCGGAACGCTCGGAATTTTGCAGATGCTGGTGTTCGGACTTTCGGGCTATGTCGCCATCAAAACAGCTGGAACGGATTTATCGGAAGGTGCATTCAGCGTTTTCGGCTTTTCAGATGTGAAGATCAGCACATTTTTATTCGCCGTGCTGTTTTTCCTGCTTGGCTATTTCCTTTATGCGGTACTGGCTGCGCTTCTCGGATCGCTTGTCAGCCGGACGGAAGATGTACAGCAATTGATGCTGCCGATGATGTTTTTGATCATCATCGCCTCGTTTATCGCATTTTCTGGCATCGGCGTGCCCGAAGCAGGATTTGTGACGGTTTCTTCGTTTATTCCGTTTTTTGCGCCGCTGGTTATGTTCTTGCGCGTCGGCATGCTGGATATTCCGCTTTGGGAACCTTTGCTGTCGATTGCCATCATGCTGGCGACCATCGGCATTTTGGGCTGGTTCGGTGCGAGGGTATACCGTGGCGGCGTTCTCATGTATGGTTCATCCCAGTCGCTGAAAGATATCCGCAAAGCGATTCGCTTAGGGGAAAACAAATAA
- a CDS encoding metallophosphoesterase family protein has translation MGEIRFIHTADLHLGSPFTGMRGLHPEQWKKLKDSTLDAFGRLIDYAVKEQPDFMLIAGDIYDGEDRSIRAQHRFQLGMQRLSEAGIPVVLSYGNHDHLSGKWTRFELPENVHAFDDSVSQIRLSTANGNAVVTGFSYAQRHVKEPVIHQYPVAEEKDAVYIGMLHGSMEGDTAHAVYAPFTKQQLLSKNYDYWALGHIHLRQELHMDPPVIYPGNLQGRHKNESGPKGFYDVRISGGTSHLNFIPASVLQFDEIQVDCSGIVHMNELLDACLSAAREFAGHYGAGVVEVKLANLNEEAFDMIKDTTEEELTETIREAFSMLDDLVWAESIAVDGMQTQAELTPLGEEIMDRMAGWQLSDWKEVLKDLYRHPKGSRFLEALDPSKTAEIQEAAAQKIRRGMHLGE, from the coding sequence ATGGGGGAAATTCGATTTATTCACACGGCAGATTTGCATCTGGGCAGTCCGTTTACGGGCATGCGGGGCTTGCATCCTGAGCAATGGAAAAAGCTGAAAGACAGCACGCTGGATGCATTTGGCCGGTTGATTGACTACGCAGTGAAAGAACAGCCGGATTTCATGCTGATTGCCGGTGATATCTACGACGGAGAAGATCGCAGCATCCGGGCACAGCACCGTTTTCAGCTAGGAATGCAAAGGCTTTCGGAAGCGGGGATCCCGGTTGTCTTAAGCTATGGCAACCATGACCATTTGAGCGGCAAATGGACGCGTTTCGAATTGCCCGAGAATGTTCATGCCTTCGATGACTCGGTATCTCAAATCCGCCTTTCAACGGCGAATGGAAATGCAGTCGTTACTGGATTCAGTTATGCCCAGCGCCATGTAAAAGAACCGGTCATCCACCAATATCCGGTGGCTGAAGAAAAAGACGCCGTTTACATCGGCATGCTTCACGGCAGCATGGAAGGGGATACGGCCCATGCGGTCTACGCGCCGTTTACGAAGCAGCAGCTGCTCAGCAAAAATTATGATTATTGGGCACTTGGGCATATCCATTTACGGCAGGAACTGCATATGGATCCACCGGTAATTTACCCTGGAAATTTACAGGGACGGCACAAAAATGAAAGTGGGCCAAAAGGATTTTACGATGTCCGCATTTCAGGCGGCACATCCCATCTAAATTTTATTCCTGCTTCGGTGCTTCAGTTTGACGAAATACAAGTGGATTGCAGCGGCATTGTGCACATGAATGAATTACTGGATGCTTGCTTATCGGCAGCCCGGGAATTTGCGGGGCATTATGGTGCGGGAGTTGTCGAAGTGAAATTGGCCAACTTGAATGAAGAAGCCTTCGATATGATAAAAGACACAACAGAAGAAGAATTGACGGAAACCATCCGGGAGGCGTTCAGCATGCTGGACGATTTGGTTTGGGCCGAGTCAATTGCCGTGGACGGCATGCAAACGCAAGCGGAACTTACGCCGCTTGGGGAGGAAATTATGGACAGAATGGCCGGATGGCAGCTTTCGGACTGGAAAGAAGTATTAAAAGATCTGTATCGGCATCCGAAAGGCAGCCGCTTTTTAGAGGCGCTGGATCCGTCAAAAACAGCGGAAATCCAGGAAGCTGCAGCACAGAAAATCCGCCGCGGCATGCATTTGGGGGAATGA